A single window of Lutzomyia longipalpis isolate SR_M1_2022 chromosome 1, ASM2433408v1 DNA harbors:
- the LOC129786177 gene encoding uncharacterized protein LOC129786177, with the protein MNVTENSLVNELKGLVHKKNRVPHLFFSYMKNQTSTTAFPGIVGNASEIPGIEGDDFDVELFEVTQQTTNTILLGKDKVTRFYICISIVLGISILITIFGIIGYVFHRRRSFQEMEMQTRSASRRRSRDRKTETSPLAH; encoded by the exons ATGAATGTCACGGAAAATAGTTTAGTGAACGAATTGAAAGGGTTAGTCCACAAGAAAAATCGAGTTCCgcatcttttcttttcctacaTGAAAAATCAAACGTCCACCACGGCATTTCCGGGCATTGTGGGCAATGCGAGTGAAATTCCGGGCATTGAGGGTGATGATTTCGATGTGGAACTCTTTGAGGTAACACAGCAAACAACAAATACCATCCTCCTGGGGAAGGATAAAGTGACCAGATTCTACATTTGCATCAGCATTGTCCTTGGTATCTCCATTCTCATCACAATCTTCGGTATAATCGGTTATGTCTTCCACAGGAG GCGAAGCTTTCAGGAGATGGAAATGCAAACAAGGAGTGCCTCAAGGAGAAGATCTCGAGATAGGAAAACGGAAACTAGTCCTCTAGCACACTAA
- the LOC129786025 gene encoding uncharacterized protein LOC129786025 isoform X3, with protein MVVDPQREARRKCTFLEFYSETEFNFTSISGERSINITKPSQNTRSSLGHTNTRSKTSSTQFLSNIKNISKINNQQMLYEQQSLAMSPDPWGDFFDHPMMEFTAISPLSPESPMGSADSPVMPLGTTTDCENSFSWTVDGEEVAMPLSQSEETMCLANAHLHINQPYRSPSDHSYASDGRFKMHDDSCDDMDEGSPTTVENRVLYRDTMISDASKVISFLDEDTNLETVKDFNEILIKKEVEPIDDDYSRSVDVDYKPPTYSQLMKQANESVERMGCPSTDTDEFDLWKPEQKIDFIKPENKAKVTIVEAEVLELIEKKVEPKTLSVRSKLNIKKESSKMKHQRGDLPKLSLNIPPPPRVQSVLEFEQKNQLNTPDIIEETLNLEGDFDLIKYICNQQDFDVAQGIIASPVPSPKPSELPPESPVADASPPPSVPASNTCMPKRKRSSVSFYDNPGSVQSYQSSVDEPQPKKKRGRPPKTQSSLPSPSQLEGLTEQDLRYWEMRNKNNEASRRSRLHRKQKEQSMEEEATILMRQHHYLQAKEARLKRKVEWLEIKLKEAIQ; from the exons ATGGTGGTTGATCCCCAAAGAGAAGCACGACGGAAGTGCACTTTCCTTGAGTTCT ATTCAGAAACTGAGTTTAATTTTACGTCGATTTCGGGCGAGAGATCGATCAACATTACAAAACCATCTCAAAACACAAGGTCCTCATTAGGACATACAAACACACGTAGCAAGACATCATCAACACAGTTTTTAAGTAACATCAAGAACATCAGCAAAATCAACAATCAACAAATGCTGTACGAGCAGCAGTCTCTGGCAATGTCCCCGGATCCATGGGGAGATTTCTTTGACCATCCAATGATGGAGTTCACGGCTATTTCACCGCTAAGCCCAGAGTCACCGATGGGTTCGGCAGATTCCCCGGTGATGCCCCTGGGCACAACTACAGACTGCGAGAATTCATTCTCGTGGACTGTAGATGGTGAGGAGGTTGCAATGCCACTGTCCCAGTCAGAAGAAACAATGTGTCTGGCAAATGCTCATCTTCACATTAACCAACCATATAGATCACCAAGTGATCATTCCTATGCGAGTGATGGACGATTCAAGATGCATGATGATTCGTGCGATGATATGGATGAGGGTTCTCCAACAACAGTGGAGAATCGTGTACTGTACAGAGATACAATGATCAGTGATGCTTCGAAGGTGATTAGCTTTTTGGATGAAGACACAAATTTGGAGACAGTGAAGGATTTCAATGAGATTTTGATAAAGAAGGAAGTGGAACCAATTGACGATGACTACAGCCGTTCAGTAGATGTTGATTACAAACCACCAACATACAGCCAATTGATGAAGCAAGCGAATGAGTCTGTGGAACGGATGGGTTGCCCATCCACAGACACGGATGAATTTGATTTGTGGAAGCCAGAACAAAAGATTGACTTTATAAAGCCAGAAAACAAAGCAAAAGTGACGATAGTTGAAGCTGAAGTGTTAGAATTGATTGAGAAGAAGGTAGAACCGAAAACTCTATCAGTTCGAAGTAAATTGAATATAAAGAAGGAGAGCAGCAAGATGAAACATCAGAGGGGCGATCTTCCTAAATTGAGTCTCAACATACCGCCGCCACCTCGTGTGCAATCGGTTTTGGAGTTTGAGCAGAAAAATCAACTCAATACACCAGACATTATTGAGGAGACTCTCAACCTAGAGGGCGATTTTGATCTGATTAAATACATCTGCAATCAG CAGGATTTCGATGTTGCACAGGGTATTATTGCCTCACCTGTGCCATCCCCAAAGCCGAGTGAACTGCCCCCAGAGTCTCCAGTGGCAGATGCTTCTCCACCACCCTCAGTACCTGCCTCCAACACATGCATGCCCAAGAGGAAACGTAGCAGCGTTAGCTTCTACGACAATCCTGGGAGCGTGCAATCCTACCAATCGAGTGTGGATGAGCCGCAACCCAAGAAGAAACGCGGACGTCCACCAAAGACCCAGAGCTCCCTGCCAAGTCCATCACAGCTTGAGGGTCTCACGGAACAGGATCTGCGGTACTGGGAGATGCGGAATAAGAACAACGAAGCATCCAGGCGGTCGCGCTTGCACAGAAAGCAAAAGGAGCAGAGCATGGAGGAGGAGGCAACAATCCTAATGCGGCAACATCATTACCTGCAAGCTAAGGAGGCACGTCTCAAAAGGAAGGTCGAATGGTTAGAAATTAAGTTGAAGGAAGCtattcagtaa
- the LOC129786025 gene encoding uncharacterized protein LOC129786025 isoform X2 codes for MVISSADKLQHLTFSALNSVNIGEVLNTPIADSETEFNFTSISGERSINITKPSQNTRSSLGHTNTRSKTSSTQFLSNIKNISKINNQQMLYEQQSLAMSPDPWGDFFDHPMMEFTAISPLSPESPMGSADSPVMPLGTTTDCENSFSWTVDGEEVAMPLSQSEETMCLANAHLHINQPYRSPSDHSYASDGRFKMHDDSCDDMDEGSPTTVENRVLYRDTMISDASKVISFLDEDTNLETVKDFNEILIKKEVEPIDDDYSRSVDVDYKPPTYSQLMKQANESVERMGCPSTDTDEFDLWKPEQKIDFIKPENKAKVTIVEAEVLELIEKKVEPKTLSVRSKLNIKKESSKMKHQRGDLPKLSLNIPPPPRVQSVLEFEQKNQLNTPDIIEETLNLEGDFDLIKYICNQDFDVAQGIIASPVPSPKPSELPPESPVADASPPPSVPASNTCMPKRKRSSVSFYDNPGSVQSYQSSVDEPQPKKKRGRPPKTQSSLPSPSQLEGLTEQDLRYWEMRNKNNEASRRSRLHRKQKEQSMEEEATILMRQHHYLQAKEARLKRKVEWLEIKLKEAIQ; via the exons ATGGTCATCAGTTCCGCCGACAAGCTCCAGCACCTAACATTCAGTGCTCTGAATTCAGTCAATATAGGTGAAGTGCTGAATACACCAATTGCCG ATTCAGAAACTGAGTTTAATTTTACGTCGATTTCGGGCGAGAGATCGATCAACATTACAAAACCATCTCAAAACACAAGGTCCTCATTAGGACATACAAACACACGTAGCAAGACATCATCAACACAGTTTTTAAGTAACATCAAGAACATCAGCAAAATCAACAATCAACAAATGCTGTACGAGCAGCAGTCTCTGGCAATGTCCCCGGATCCATGGGGAGATTTCTTTGACCATCCAATGATGGAGTTCACGGCTATTTCACCGCTAAGCCCAGAGTCACCGATGGGTTCGGCAGATTCCCCGGTGATGCCCCTGGGCACAACTACAGACTGCGAGAATTCATTCTCGTGGACTGTAGATGGTGAGGAGGTTGCAATGCCACTGTCCCAGTCAGAAGAAACAATGTGTCTGGCAAATGCTCATCTTCACATTAACCAACCATATAGATCACCAAGTGATCATTCCTATGCGAGTGATGGACGATTCAAGATGCATGATGATTCGTGCGATGATATGGATGAGGGTTCTCCAACAACAGTGGAGAATCGTGTACTGTACAGAGATACAATGATCAGTGATGCTTCGAAGGTGATTAGCTTTTTGGATGAAGACACAAATTTGGAGACAGTGAAGGATTTCAATGAGATTTTGATAAAGAAGGAAGTGGAACCAATTGACGATGACTACAGCCGTTCAGTAGATGTTGATTACAAACCACCAACATACAGCCAATTGATGAAGCAAGCGAATGAGTCTGTGGAACGGATGGGTTGCCCATCCACAGACACGGATGAATTTGATTTGTGGAAGCCAGAACAAAAGATTGACTTTATAAAGCCAGAAAACAAAGCAAAAGTGACGATAGTTGAAGCTGAAGTGTTAGAATTGATTGAGAAGAAGGTAGAACCGAAAACTCTATCAGTTCGAAGTAAATTGAATATAAAGAAGGAGAGCAGCAAGATGAAACATCAGAGGGGCGATCTTCCTAAATTGAGTCTCAACATACCGCCGCCACCTCGTGTGCAATCGGTTTTGGAGTTTGAGCAGAAAAATCAACTCAATACACCAGACATTATTGAGGAGACTCTCAACCTAGAGGGCGATTTTGATCTGATTAAATACATCTGCAATCAG GATTTCGATGTTGCACAGGGTATTATTGCCTCACCTGTGCCATCCCCAAAGCCGAGTGAACTGCCCCCAGAGTCTCCAGTGGCAGATGCTTCTCCACCACCCTCAGTACCTGCCTCCAACACATGCATGCCCAAGAGGAAACGTAGCAGCGTTAGCTTCTACGACAATCCTGGGAGCGTGCAATCCTACCAATCGAGTGTGGATGAGCCGCAACCCAAGAAGAAACGCGGACGTCCACCAAAGACCCAGAGCTCCCTGCCAAGTCCATCACAGCTTGAGGGTCTCACGGAACAGGATCTGCGGTACTGGGAGATGCGGAATAAGAACAACGAAGCATCCAGGCGGTCGCGCTTGCACAGAAAGCAAAAGGAGCAGAGCATGGAGGAGGAGGCAACAATCCTAATGCGGCAACATCATTACCTGCAAGCTAAGGAGGCACGTCTCAAAAGGAAGGTCGAATGGTTAGAAATTAAGTTGAAGGAAGCtattcagtaa
- the LOC129786025 gene encoding uncharacterized protein LOC129786025 isoform X4, translated as MVVDPQREARRKCTFLEFYSETEFNFTSISGERSINITKPSQNTRSSLGHTNTRSKTSSTQFLSNIKNISKINNQQMLYEQQSLAMSPDPWGDFFDHPMMEFTAISPLSPESPMGSADSPVMPLGTTTDCENSFSWTVDGEEVAMPLSQSEETMCLANAHLHINQPYRSPSDHSYASDGRFKMHDDSCDDMDEGSPTTVENRVLYRDTMISDASKVISFLDEDTNLETVKDFNEILIKKEVEPIDDDYSRSVDVDYKPPTYSQLMKQANESVERMGCPSTDTDEFDLWKPEQKIDFIKPENKAKVTIVEAEVLELIEKKVEPKTLSVRSKLNIKKESSKMKHQRGDLPKLSLNIPPPPRVQSVLEFEQKNQLNTPDIIEETLNLEGDFDLIKYICNQDFDVAQGIIASPVPSPKPSELPPESPVADASPPPSVPASNTCMPKRKRSSVSFYDNPGSVQSYQSSVDEPQPKKKRGRPPKTQSSLPSPSQLEGLTEQDLRYWEMRNKNNEASRRSRLHRKQKEQSMEEEATILMRQHHYLQAKEARLKRKVEWLEIKLKEAIQ; from the exons ATGGTGGTTGATCCCCAAAGAGAAGCACGACGGAAGTGCACTTTCCTTGAGTTCT ATTCAGAAACTGAGTTTAATTTTACGTCGATTTCGGGCGAGAGATCGATCAACATTACAAAACCATCTCAAAACACAAGGTCCTCATTAGGACATACAAACACACGTAGCAAGACATCATCAACACAGTTTTTAAGTAACATCAAGAACATCAGCAAAATCAACAATCAACAAATGCTGTACGAGCAGCAGTCTCTGGCAATGTCCCCGGATCCATGGGGAGATTTCTTTGACCATCCAATGATGGAGTTCACGGCTATTTCACCGCTAAGCCCAGAGTCACCGATGGGTTCGGCAGATTCCCCGGTGATGCCCCTGGGCACAACTACAGACTGCGAGAATTCATTCTCGTGGACTGTAGATGGTGAGGAGGTTGCAATGCCACTGTCCCAGTCAGAAGAAACAATGTGTCTGGCAAATGCTCATCTTCACATTAACCAACCATATAGATCACCAAGTGATCATTCCTATGCGAGTGATGGACGATTCAAGATGCATGATGATTCGTGCGATGATATGGATGAGGGTTCTCCAACAACAGTGGAGAATCGTGTACTGTACAGAGATACAATGATCAGTGATGCTTCGAAGGTGATTAGCTTTTTGGATGAAGACACAAATTTGGAGACAGTGAAGGATTTCAATGAGATTTTGATAAAGAAGGAAGTGGAACCAATTGACGATGACTACAGCCGTTCAGTAGATGTTGATTACAAACCACCAACATACAGCCAATTGATGAAGCAAGCGAATGAGTCTGTGGAACGGATGGGTTGCCCATCCACAGACACGGATGAATTTGATTTGTGGAAGCCAGAACAAAAGATTGACTTTATAAAGCCAGAAAACAAAGCAAAAGTGACGATAGTTGAAGCTGAAGTGTTAGAATTGATTGAGAAGAAGGTAGAACCGAAAACTCTATCAGTTCGAAGTAAATTGAATATAAAGAAGGAGAGCAGCAAGATGAAACATCAGAGGGGCGATCTTCCTAAATTGAGTCTCAACATACCGCCGCCACCTCGTGTGCAATCGGTTTTGGAGTTTGAGCAGAAAAATCAACTCAATACACCAGACATTATTGAGGAGACTCTCAACCTAGAGGGCGATTTTGATCTGATTAAATACATCTGCAATCAG GATTTCGATGTTGCACAGGGTATTATTGCCTCACCTGTGCCATCCCCAAAGCCGAGTGAACTGCCCCCAGAGTCTCCAGTGGCAGATGCTTCTCCACCACCCTCAGTACCTGCCTCCAACACATGCATGCCCAAGAGGAAACGTAGCAGCGTTAGCTTCTACGACAATCCTGGGAGCGTGCAATCCTACCAATCGAGTGTGGATGAGCCGCAACCCAAGAAGAAACGCGGACGTCCACCAAAGACCCAGAGCTCCCTGCCAAGTCCATCACAGCTTGAGGGTCTCACGGAACAGGATCTGCGGTACTGGGAGATGCGGAATAAGAACAACGAAGCATCCAGGCGGTCGCGCTTGCACAGAAAGCAAAAGGAGCAGAGCATGGAGGAGGAGGCAACAATCCTAATGCGGCAACATCATTACCTGCAAGCTAAGGAGGCACGTCTCAAAAGGAAGGTCGAATGGTTAGAAATTAAGTTGAAGGAAGCtattcagtaa
- the LOC129786030 gene encoding probable nucleoporin Nup54 has product MSFFNNTSTLGTSTPAKPSGFGNFTFGAPTSTQQPFGQTPAFGAPSSAPSFNFAAPTTSAPALGGFGSFGTATTSAAPSFGGFGTTTTSAPSFGGFGTTATTNAAPAFGGFGTSGGFGGFGTTATTSSAPTFSGFGQTTQQQTGFGGFGTSFGGFGQQKPATTAFGGYSGFGAAQQQQQQPQLTPDEAFTHCIFKVSFFGDERDTTIARWNYLQAMWGTGKAYYSQLAPPVDITPQNYLCRFKAMSYNKIPGKDNKMGHVGLIFNKPVAQIKDLQLQLVPTLNQMLGGNPNLSINIDHVRGLNDEKSQVTIFVEEKSPTTNEVKRITATDLCAYLNQPMTKGQLNNFAIDQIVAQIHPDEDQLKEYLMNPPKGIDPRMWRQAIEDNPDPSKLIPVPVIGFHELKWRTKCQESETEMHNQYLAKVSRDLENLKQRYTSSTAKIMEYRRKFSELSHRILKIIVKQEITRKMGVAMSPEEEILRSKLESMQALVSAPTQFKGRLSELLSQMRMQRDQWSHTGGGNEYKLDKDSTDEMQTFLAMQQKAMALLIETMNKDIRALKLISDGANQLMRG; this is encoded by the exons ATGTCGTTCTTCAATAATACAAGTACATTGGGTACAAGCACTCCGGCAAAAC CCAGTGGTTTTGGGAATTTCACCTTTGGCGCACCAACATCCACGCAGCAACCATTTGGTCAGACTCCGGCTTTTGGGGCACCTTCCAGTGCCCCATCATTCAATTTTGCCGCTCCAACGACTTCTGCTCCCGCCCTCGGTGGCTTTGGGAGTTTTGGCACAGCTACAACGTCCGCGGCACCGTCTTTTGGGGGCTTCGGCACGACAACAACGTCAGCTCCGTCATTTGGTGGCTTCGGGACAACAGCCACGACGAATGCTGCTCCTGCTTTTGGGGGTTTTGGCACGTCAGGAGGATTTGGGGGCTTCGGTACGACGGCCACAACGTCATCAGCTCCCACATTTTCCGGCTTTGGCCAGACAACTCAGCAGCAGACGGGATTCGGTGGCTTTGGAACGTCTTTTGGGGGATTCGGGCAGCAGAAACCCGCCACAACGGCATTTGGAGGATATTCTGGATTTGGGGCAGCacagcagcaacaacagcaGCCTCAACTAACCCCCGATGAGGCCTTCACGCATTGCATCTTCAAG GTTTCTTTCTTTGGCGATGAACGTGACACAACAATTGCTCGTTGGAACTATTTGCAAGCAATGTGGGGCACTGGGAAGGCCTACTACTCCCAGTTAGCACCACCCGTTGATATTACACCCCAGAACTATTTGTGCCGCTTCAAGGCCATGAGCTACAACAAAATTCCCGGAAAGGACAACAAAATGGGGCACGTTGGTTTGATCTTTAACAAACCCGTCGCACAGATCAA ggaTTTGCAACTGCAATTGGTACCAACACTCAATCAAATGCTCGGTGGAAATCCCAATTTATCCATCAACATTGATCACGTGAGGGGGTTGAATGATGAAAAGAGTCAGGTGACGATTTTTGTGGAGGAAAAATCCCCAACAACAAATGAAGTGAAGCGAATCACAGCCACAGATCTCTGTGCATACCTCAATCAACCAATGACAAAGGGGCAACTTAATAATTTTGCCATTGATCAGATTGTTGCTCAAATTCACCCAGATGAGGATCAACTGAAGGAGTATCTGATGAATCCACCCAAAGGCATTGACCCACGAATGTGGCGTCAGGCGATTGAGGACAATCCCGATCCGTCAAAACTCATTCCAGTCCCCGTGATTGGCTTCCATGAGCTGAAATGGCGAACAAAGTGCCAGGAGAGTGAGACAGAGATGCACAATCAGTACTTGGCGAAGGTCTCGCGGGATTTGGAGAATCTCAAGCAGCGCTACACGAGTTCCACGGCAAAGATTATGGAGTATCGAAGGAAATTTTCCGAACTAAGCCATAGGATTCTCAAGATAATTGTAAAGCAGGAGATCACACGGAAGATGGGTGTTGCCATGTCGCCCGAAGAGGAGATCCTAAGGAGTAAATTGGAGAGCATGCAGGCTCTCGTTTCAGCCCCAACACAGTTCAAGGGGCGCCTCAGTGAACTCCTTTCGCAGATGCGAATGCAGCGTGATCAGTGGAGTCACACAGGGGGTGGCAATGAGTACAAGCTCGATAAGGATTCAACGGATGAAATGCAAACCTTCCTTGCGATGCAACAGAAAGCCATGGCCCTACTCATTGAGACAATGAATAAGGATATCAGAGCGCTGAAACTCATATCCGATGGGGCAAATCAGCTAATGAGAGGATAA
- the LOC129786025 gene encoding uncharacterized protein LOC129786025 isoform X1: MVISSADKLQHLTFSALNSVNIGEVLNTPIADSETEFNFTSISGERSINITKPSQNTRSSLGHTNTRSKTSSTQFLSNIKNISKINNQQMLYEQQSLAMSPDPWGDFFDHPMMEFTAISPLSPESPMGSADSPVMPLGTTTDCENSFSWTVDGEEVAMPLSQSEETMCLANAHLHINQPYRSPSDHSYASDGRFKMHDDSCDDMDEGSPTTVENRVLYRDTMISDASKVISFLDEDTNLETVKDFNEILIKKEVEPIDDDYSRSVDVDYKPPTYSQLMKQANESVERMGCPSTDTDEFDLWKPEQKIDFIKPENKAKVTIVEAEVLELIEKKVEPKTLSVRSKLNIKKESSKMKHQRGDLPKLSLNIPPPPRVQSVLEFEQKNQLNTPDIIEETLNLEGDFDLIKYICNQQDFDVAQGIIASPVPSPKPSELPPESPVADASPPPSVPASNTCMPKRKRSSVSFYDNPGSVQSYQSSVDEPQPKKKRGRPPKTQSSLPSPSQLEGLTEQDLRYWEMRNKNNEASRRSRLHRKQKEQSMEEEATILMRQHHYLQAKEARLKRKVEWLEIKLKEAIQ, from the exons ATGGTCATCAGTTCCGCCGACAAGCTCCAGCACCTAACATTCAGTGCTCTGAATTCAGTCAATATAGGTGAAGTGCTGAATACACCAATTGCCG ATTCAGAAACTGAGTTTAATTTTACGTCGATTTCGGGCGAGAGATCGATCAACATTACAAAACCATCTCAAAACACAAGGTCCTCATTAGGACATACAAACACACGTAGCAAGACATCATCAACACAGTTTTTAAGTAACATCAAGAACATCAGCAAAATCAACAATCAACAAATGCTGTACGAGCAGCAGTCTCTGGCAATGTCCCCGGATCCATGGGGAGATTTCTTTGACCATCCAATGATGGAGTTCACGGCTATTTCACCGCTAAGCCCAGAGTCACCGATGGGTTCGGCAGATTCCCCGGTGATGCCCCTGGGCACAACTACAGACTGCGAGAATTCATTCTCGTGGACTGTAGATGGTGAGGAGGTTGCAATGCCACTGTCCCAGTCAGAAGAAACAATGTGTCTGGCAAATGCTCATCTTCACATTAACCAACCATATAGATCACCAAGTGATCATTCCTATGCGAGTGATGGACGATTCAAGATGCATGATGATTCGTGCGATGATATGGATGAGGGTTCTCCAACAACAGTGGAGAATCGTGTACTGTACAGAGATACAATGATCAGTGATGCTTCGAAGGTGATTAGCTTTTTGGATGAAGACACAAATTTGGAGACAGTGAAGGATTTCAATGAGATTTTGATAAAGAAGGAAGTGGAACCAATTGACGATGACTACAGCCGTTCAGTAGATGTTGATTACAAACCACCAACATACAGCCAATTGATGAAGCAAGCGAATGAGTCTGTGGAACGGATGGGTTGCCCATCCACAGACACGGATGAATTTGATTTGTGGAAGCCAGAACAAAAGATTGACTTTATAAAGCCAGAAAACAAAGCAAAAGTGACGATAGTTGAAGCTGAAGTGTTAGAATTGATTGAGAAGAAGGTAGAACCGAAAACTCTATCAGTTCGAAGTAAATTGAATATAAAGAAGGAGAGCAGCAAGATGAAACATCAGAGGGGCGATCTTCCTAAATTGAGTCTCAACATACCGCCGCCACCTCGTGTGCAATCGGTTTTGGAGTTTGAGCAGAAAAATCAACTCAATACACCAGACATTATTGAGGAGACTCTCAACCTAGAGGGCGATTTTGATCTGATTAAATACATCTGCAATCAG CAGGATTTCGATGTTGCACAGGGTATTATTGCCTCACCTGTGCCATCCCCAAAGCCGAGTGAACTGCCCCCAGAGTCTCCAGTGGCAGATGCTTCTCCACCACCCTCAGTACCTGCCTCCAACACATGCATGCCCAAGAGGAAACGTAGCAGCGTTAGCTTCTACGACAATCCTGGGAGCGTGCAATCCTACCAATCGAGTGTGGATGAGCCGCAACCCAAGAAGAAACGCGGACGTCCACCAAAGACCCAGAGCTCCCTGCCAAGTCCATCACAGCTTGAGGGTCTCACGGAACAGGATCTGCGGTACTGGGAGATGCGGAATAAGAACAACGAAGCATCCAGGCGGTCGCGCTTGCACAGAAAGCAAAAGGAGCAGAGCATGGAGGAGGAGGCAACAATCCTAATGCGGCAACATCATTACCTGCAAGCTAAGGAGGCACGTCTCAAAAGGAAGGTCGAATGGTTAGAAATTAAGTTGAAGGAAGCtattcagtaa